The proteins below are encoded in one region of Candidatus Profftella armatura (Diaphorina cf. continua):
- the clpB gene encoding ATP-dependent chaperone ClpB: MYSNELTIKLQESLVDAQNLAINNDNFYVESLHLLFIFLEKNSFILFILQRSGINILLLKKKLINLLAYLPKIFGNNYKTKIGKELIELINISNKEAKKYNDNYTSSEIMLLGFFLCQSQAGRLLRNYNLNYRSLKNTIFLTRKGKNILSQQDEERREFLKKYTIDLTKKARSGKLDPVIGRDDEIRRAIQVLQRRSKNNPVLIGEPGVGKTAIVEGLAQRIINGEVPHSLLSKKILLLDIALLLAGSKYRGEFEERLKKILKEISNNQKNIIIFIDELHTMVGMGKIEGAIDAGNMLKPELSRGELHCIGATTLNEYRKYIEKDAALERRFQKILIEEPDIETTISILRGLQKKYEVHHGVEITDPAIVAAAELSYRYIADRFMPDKAIDLIDEAAAKIKIEIDSKPEIMDKLERRLIQLKIERETIKREHDESSKKRLSLIEEKITKLEIKYVNLEKIWKYEKTLIQNSQQIKEKIEKTRLKINEATRKSDWQTVSKLKYGELNKLEKILKEKSQKNTKFSTDANKFTLLKTKVDSEEIAEIVSRTTGIPVARIIEGEREKLLNIENLLRKRIIGQDEAILAISNAIRRSRAGLSDTKRPYGSFMFLGPTGVGKTELCKVLAACIFNNEESIIRIDMSEFIEKHSVSRLIGAPPGYIGYEEGGYLTEIVRRKPYSLILLDEIEKAHSEVFNILLQVLDDGRLTDNHGRTINFKNTIIVMTSNLGSNKIKEMKSGNKEIIKLAVMNEIKIYFRPEFINRIDDIIVFHPLNRKNIFSITDIQLNIVKNKLLKMNIDFKISKAALKKIANIGFDSIYGARPLKRVIQQEIENPLSKLILSGEFMAKDTIYVDIKDNMLYFKKI, encoded by the coding sequence ATGTATTCTAATGAATTAACAATAAAATTACAAGAATCTTTAGTTGACGCTCAAAATTTGGCAATTAATAATGATAATTTTTATGTAGAATCTTTACATTTATTATTTATATTTTTAGAAAAAAATTCTTTTATTCTTTTTATTTTGCAACGTTCTGGTATAAATATACTTTTATTAAAAAAAAAATTAATTAATTTATTAGCTTATTTACCTAAAATATTTGGAAATAATTATAAAACAAAAATTGGAAAAGAATTAATTGAATTAATAAATATATCAAATAAAGAAGCAAAAAAATATAATGACAATTATACTTCAAGTGAAATAATGTTATTAGGATTTTTTTTATGTCAATCGCAAGCCGGAAGGTTATTGCGTAATTATAATTTAAATTATAGATCTTTAAAAAATACAATTTTTTTAACCCGGAAAGGAAAAAATATTTTGTCACAACAAGATGAGGAACGCAGAGAATTTTTAAAAAAATATACAATAGATTTAACTAAAAAAGCTCGATCAGGAAAATTAGATCCTGTAATTGGTCGTGATGATGAAATTCGACGAGCAATACAGGTATTACAAAGAAGAAGTAAAAATAATCCCGTTTTAATCGGAGAACCTGGAGTAGGTAAAACCGCTATTGTAGAAGGATTAGCGCAACGCATTATAAACGGAGAAGTTCCGCATAGCTTATTATCAAAAAAAATTTTATTATTAGATATAGCTCTATTATTAGCTGGATCAAAATATCGAGGGGAATTTGAAGAGCGCTTAAAAAAAATACTAAAAGAAATATCTAATAATCAAAAAAATATTATAATTTTTATAGATGAATTACATACTATGGTTGGAATGGGTAAAATAGAAGGCGCTATAGATGCTGGTAATATGTTGAAACCAGAATTATCTCGCGGGGAACTTCATTGTATTGGAGCTACCACACTTAATGAATATCGTAAATATATAGAGAAAGATGCTGCACTTGAACGTCGTTTTCAAAAAATTTTAATAGAAGAACCGGATATTGAAACAACTATTTCAATTTTACGGGGGTTACAAAAAAAATACGAAGTTCATCATGGTGTTGAAATTACTGACCCCGCTATTGTGGCAGCAGCAGAATTATCATATCGTTATATTGCTGATAGATTTATGCCAGATAAAGCAATTGATTTAATTGATGAAGCTGCGGCTAAAATTAAAATTGAAATAGATTCTAAACCAGAAATTATGGATAAATTAGAAAGACGATTAATTCAACTTAAAATAGAGCGTGAAACTATAAAACGTGAACATGATGAATCGTCAAAAAAAAGATTATCACTCATTGAAGAAAAAATTACTAAATTAGAAATAAAATACGTTAATTTAGAAAAAATATGGAAATATGAAAAAACCTTAATACAAAATAGTCAACAAATTAAAGAGAAAATTGAAAAAACACGCTTAAAAATAAATGAAGCTACTAGAAAAAGTGACTGGCAAACCGTATCAAAATTAAAATATGGAGAATTAAATAAATTAGAAAAAATCTTAAAGGAAAAATCACAAAAAAACACAAAATTTTCTACTGACGCAAATAAATTTACTTTACTAAAAACTAAAGTTGACTCTGAAGAAATCGCTGAAATTGTTTCACGTACCACTGGGATACCAGTAGCCCGAATAATAGAAGGAGAACGTGAAAAATTATTGAATATAGAAAATTTATTGCGTAAAAGAATAATTGGTCAAGATGAAGCAATTTTAGCAATTTCAAATGCAATTCGGCGCTCTCGTGCTGGTTTATCTGATACTAAACGTCCATATGGTTCTTTTATGTTTTTAGGTCCTACTGGAGTTGGAAAAACAGAGTTATGTAAGGTATTAGCTGCATGTATATTTAATAATGAAGAATCAATAATAAGAATTGATATGAGTGAATTCATAGAAAAACATTCTGTTTCTCGTTTAATTGGAGCCCCTCCAGGTTATATTGGATATGAAGAAGGGGGTTATTTAACAGAAATAGTACGTCGTAAACCATATAGCTTAATTTTATTAGATGAAATTGAAAAAGCACATTCCGAGGTCTTTAATATATTATTACAAGTATTAGATGATGGTCGTTTAACAGATAACCATGGTCGTACTATAAATTTTAAAAATACAATCATTGTTATGACATCAAATCTTGGATCTAATAAAATTAAAGAAATGAAAAGTGGAAACAAAGAAATTATAAAATTAGCAGTAATGAACGAGATAAAAATATACTTTCGTCCTGAATTTATAAATCGCATTGATGATATTATTGTTTTTCACCCTCTTAATAGAAAAAATATTTTTTCCATTACAGATATACAATTAAACATTGTAAAAAATAAATTATTAAAAATGAATATAGATTTTAAGATTAGTAAAGCGGCATTAAAAAAAATTGCTAATATAGGATTTGATTCAATATATGGAGCTCGTCCTTTAAAAAGAGTAATTCAACAGGAAATTGAAAACCCACTATCTAAATTAATTTTATCTGGAGAATTTATGGCTAAAGATACTATATACGTTGATATCAAAGATAATATGTTATATTTTAAGAAAATTTAA
- a CDS encoding cryptochrome/photolyase family protein codes for MKIFKKTLFWFRRDLRIQDNAALYYALRQSMEVYCVFIFDKNILNPLRSQGIIEDRRVEFIFKSIIELSIILQNYNSNLIIRHATASKEIKKLVIELNIDAVMINHDYEPQAIIRDKLIKKELKIIGCKFFSYKDQVIFEKNEILNKIGKPYSIFSCYQRKWIEKIKNNKFYLQSYPVKSYLNNLVNFSKLHKINNNISSLNKIGFCKSNLSALGIQTGMSGAKILLNNFIQKIKNYNTTRNYPYIYGTSYLSIHLRFGTISIRKLVRLIFKFIKKYSKTNCIGYFTWLSQLIWRDFYQMILYCYPNVINKSFKKEYDNILWENNDCAKKNFLKWCKGYTGYPLIDAAIIQLNSSGYMHNKLRMITASFLIKDMGINWKWGENYFANKLNDFDLASNNGNWQWSASSGCSSQPYFRIFNPIIQSKKFDSQGIFIRKYLPQLSKLSNKYIHSPWEVSPSKLEKAGIILGKNYPKPILEQSLSKINTLKRYNFIKKYFKL; via the coding sequence ATAAAAATTTTTAAAAAAACTTTATTTTGGTTTCGTCGTGATCTTCGTATACAAGACAATGCTGCATTATATTATGCATTACGTCAAAGTATGGAAGTATATTGCGTGTTCATATTTGATAAAAATATCTTAAATCCTTTACGTTCTCAAGGTATTATTGAAGATCGCAGAGTTGAATTCATATTCAAAAGCATTATTGAATTAAGTATTATTTTACAAAATTATAATAGCAATCTAATTATACGTCACGCTACTGCTTCAAAAGAAATTAAAAAATTAGTTATAGAACTCAATATTGATGCAGTAATGATAAATCATGATTATGAACCTCAAGCAATAATACGTGATAAATTAATCAAAAAAGAATTAAAAATAATAGGATGTAAATTTTTTAGTTATAAAGATCAAGTTATTTTTGAAAAAAATGAAATTTTAAACAAAATAGGAAAACCATATTCCATATTTTCTTGTTATCAAAGAAAATGGATAGAAAAAATTAAAAATAACAAATTTTATTTACAATCTTATCCAGTTAAATCTTATCTAAATAATTTAGTAAATTTTTCTAAATTACATAAAATTAATAATAACATATCTTCTTTGAATAAAATTGGATTTTGTAAAAGTAACTTATCTGCTCTAGGAATTCAAACCGGAATGTCTGGAGCAAAAATATTATTAAATAATTTTATTCAAAAAATTAAAAATTATAATACAACTCGAAATTATCCTTATATTTATGGGACCTCTTATTTATCTATACATTTAAGATTTGGTACAATATCAATTCGAAAATTAGTAAGACTAATTTTTAAATTCATAAAAAAATATTCTAAAACTAATTGTATTGGATATTTTACCTGGTTATCTCAGTTAATATGGCGTGATTTTTATCAAATGATTTTATATTGCTACCCAAATGTAATAAATAAATCATTTAAAAAGGAATATGATAATATTCTTTGGGAAAACAATGATTGTGCAAAAAAAAATTTTTTAAAGTGGTGTAAAGGATATACTGGTTATCCATTAATTGATGCTGCTATTATTCAATTAAATTCAAGCGGTTACATGCATAATAAACTACGCATGATAACTGCAAGTTTCTTAATAAAAGATATGGGTATTAATTGGAAATGGGGGGAGAATTATTTTGCAAATAAGTTAAATGATTTTGATTTAGCATCTAATAATGGTAATTGGCAATGGTCAGCATCTTCTGGTTGTTCTTCTCAACCATATTTTCGTATTTTTAATCCAATTATTCAATCTAAAAAATTTGATTCTCAAGGAATTTTTATTCGTAAATATCTTCCACAATTATCAAAATTATCAAATAAATATATTCACTCTCCCTGGGAAGTAAGTCCTTCTAAATTAGAAAAAGCTGGAATTATCTTAGGAAAAAATTATCCAAAACCTATTTTGGAACAAAGTTTATCTAAAATAAACACTTTAAAACGTTATAATTTTATCAAAAAATATTTTAAACTATAA
- the ssb gene encoding single-stranded DNA-binding protein encodes MASVNKVIIIGNLGHDPETRYMSNGDAVTNVSIATTENWKDKNSGEKRELTEWHRITFYRKLAQIVKQYLKKGSQIYIEGRLQTRKWTNKEGVEKYVTEVIADNMQMLGNRKNTNEKNISNNLENNFFNIMSSRKNSISNTNNEKEKSQTNFKTQPLPISNFLETDDDVPF; translated from the coding sequence ATGGCCTCTGTAAATAAAGTAATTATTATTGGTAATCTTGGTCACGATCCTGAAACACGTTATATGTCTAATGGTGATGCGGTTACTAATGTTAGTATTGCAACAACAGAAAATTGGAAAGATAAAAATTCCGGAGAAAAAAGAGAATTAACTGAATGGCATCGAATTACTTTTTATCGTAAATTAGCGCAAATTGTAAAACAATATTTAAAAAAAGGATCACAAATATATATAGAGGGGCGTTTACAAACACGAAAATGGACTAATAAAGAAGGAGTTGAAAAATATGTTACAGAAGTTATTGCTGATAACATGCAAATGTTAGGTAATCGTAAAAATACAAATGAAAAAAATATTTCTAATAATTTAGAAAATAATTTTTTTAATATAATGTCTTCACGTAAAAATTCTATCTCAAATACCAATAACGAAAAAGAAAAATCTCAAACAAATTTTAAAACACAACCATTACCTATATCTAATTTTTTAGAAACAGATGATGATGTTCCATTTTAA
- the gyrA gene encoding DNA gyrase subunit A: protein MNQFAKEVISIFLEEEMCKSYLDYAMSVIVGRALPDVRDGLKPVHRRVLFAMYEMNNLWNRSFVKCARVVGETMGKYHPHGDSSIYDALVRMAQPFSLRCTLVDGQGNFGSIDGDSAAAMRYTECRLNKISNELLIDLDKETIDFISNYDGKEKEPSVLPARIPNLLINGSSGIAVGMATNIPPHNLTEVINGVLYVLHNPECSINDLIKIIPAPDFPTAGIIYGLSSVHDGYYTGKGRVIIRAKTHIEEFNKENRTAIIIDELPYQVNKKSLLEKISRLVKEKKLECISHLRDESDKSGMRIVIEINRNEIPEIVLNKLYKQTQLQNTFGMNMLALVNGQPKLLNLKEILYYFILHRREIIKRRTIFELRKMREYAHILEGLTIALANIDNFIQILRSTSTPQEAKKKIIESMWNLSDSSKVIGFNKKIFDTIPKINNISKINFGLQKNGMYKLSDIQAQEILQMPLQRLTNIEQKKIINKYENILNKIMDLTDILSNPKRITEIITDELNAIKNKYGGYKKNIRRSEITLNVINLSTEDLIASQDMVITLSNSGYIKSQPISEYRAQKRGGRGKKAMITKDEDWINQLFIANTHDYILCFSNYGRLYWLKVWKIPQGSRNSRGKPIINMFLLKNNEKITVILPLSNNKHDFPKNNYVFMSTSLGIVKKTLLSNFSHPRKSGIIAVNLSNEDFLIGAALTDGSYDIMLFSDSGKAVRFNENSVRAMGRSARGVRGMRLEKKQKVIALLVSNNQKQSVLTVTENGYGKRTLIKEYTRHNRGTKGIISIKTNKRNGKVVAATLVNRHHEIMLITTGGILIRTRVSEIRKMRRSTQGVILITIENKSKLCGVQRVMENDIENKKNNSI from the coding sequence ATGAATCAATTTGCTAAAGAAGTAATTTCTATTTTCCTTGAAGAGGAAATGTGTAAAAGTTATCTTGATTATGCGATGAGCGTAATTGTCGGAAGAGCATTGCCAGATGTACGGGATGGGTTAAAACCAGTTCATAGACGTGTATTATTTGCTATGTATGAAATGAATAATTTATGGAATCGTTCTTTTGTAAAATGTGCACGAGTGGTTGGTGAAACTATGGGGAAATATCATCCTCATGGTGATTCATCAATTTATGATGCTTTAGTACGAATGGCACAACCATTTTCTTTACGTTGTACATTAGTTGATGGACAAGGAAATTTTGGTTCTATAGATGGGGATAGTGCTGCTGCAATGCGTTATACTGAATGTCGTTTAAATAAAATTTCTAATGAATTACTTATTGATTTAGATAAAGAGACTATTGATTTTATTTCAAATTATGATGGAAAAGAAAAAGAACCATCTGTATTGCCAGCGCGTATTCCAAATTTATTAATAAATGGTTCTTCTGGTATTGCTGTTGGTATGGCTACTAATATACCACCTCATAATTTAACAGAAGTTATTAATGGTGTGTTATATGTTTTGCATAATCCAGAGTGTTCAATTAATGATTTAATTAAGATAATTCCAGCTCCAGATTTTCCAACGGCAGGTATTATTTATGGATTATCTAGTGTTCATGATGGTTATTATACTGGTAAAGGTCGTGTAATAATACGAGCTAAAACTCATATAGAGGAATTTAATAAAGAAAATCGTACCGCAATTATTATTGATGAACTTCCATATCAAGTTAATAAAAAATCATTATTAGAAAAAATTTCTCGACTAGTTAAAGAAAAAAAATTAGAGTGTATTTCTCATTTACGAGATGAATCAGATAAATCTGGTATGCGTATAGTTATTGAAATTAATCGTAATGAAATACCAGAAATAGTATTAAATAAATTATATAAACAAACTCAATTACAAAATACCTTCGGTATGAATATGTTAGCATTAGTTAATGGACAACCTAAATTATTAAATCTAAAAGAGATACTTTACTATTTTATTTTACATCGTAGAGAAATAATAAAACGAAGGACTATTTTTGAATTACGTAAAATGCGCGAATATGCTCATATTTTAGAGGGGTTAACAATAGCATTGGCTAATATTGATAATTTTATACAGATTCTTCGTTCAACGTCTACGCCACAAGAAGCGAAAAAGAAAATAATTGAATCTATGTGGAATTTATCTGATTCTAGTAAAGTAATTGGTTTTAATAAAAAAATTTTTGATACTATACCAAAAATTAATAATATATCAAAAATAAATTTTGGATTACAAAAAAATGGTATGTATAAATTATCTGATATACAAGCTCAAGAAATTTTACAAATGCCTTTACAGCGTTTAACTAATATAGAACAAAAAAAAATAATTAATAAATATGAAAATATTTTGAATAAAATTATGGATTTAACAGATATATTATCTAATCCAAAACGAATTACAGAAATTATTACTGATGAATTAAATGCAATTAAAAATAAATATGGAGGTTATAAAAAAAATATACGGCGCTCTGAGATAACTTTAAATGTTATAAATCTTAGTACAGAAGACTTAATTGCTTCTCAAGATATGGTAATTACATTATCAAATTCAGGATATATAAAATCTCAACCAATTTCCGAGTATCGAGCACAAAAACGAGGGGGGCGAGGAAAAAAGGCTATGATAACAAAAGATGAAGATTGGATTAATCAACTATTTATAGCCAATACACATGATTATATTTTATGTTTTTCTAATTATGGTCGATTATATTGGTTAAAAGTTTGGAAAATTCCACAGGGATCTCGAAACTCACGAGGTAAGCCAATAATTAATATGTTTTTATTAAAAAATAACGAAAAAATTACTGTAATTTTACCTTTATCTAATAATAAACATGATTTTCCAAAAAATAATTATGTTTTTATGTCTACTAGTTTAGGTATTGTTAAAAAAACTTTGTTATCAAATTTTAGTCATCCACGTAAATCTGGAATTATTGCTGTTAATTTAAGTAATGAAGATTTTTTGATTGGGGCGGCATTAACTGATGGTAGTTATGATATTATGCTTTTTTCAGATTCTGGTAAAGCGGTGCGTTTTAATGAAAATTCTGTGCGAGCAATGGGGCGTTCAGCTCGTGGAGTTAGGGGTATGAGATTAGAAAAAAAACAAAAAGTTATAGCTTTATTAGTTTCAAATAATCAAAAACAATCAGTTTTAACTGTAACCGAAAATGGTTATGGTAAGCGTACATTAATAAAAGAATACACAAGACACAATAGAGGTACTAAAGGCATAATTTCAATTAAAACTAATAAACGCAATGGAAAGGTTGTGGCAGCAACATTAGTTAATAGACATCATGAAATTATGTTAATTACAACTGGAGGTATTCTTATACGTACACGTGTTTCAGAGATTCGTAAAATGAGAAGATCTACTCAAGGCGTTATTTTAATAACCATTGAAAATAAATCTAAATTATGTGGAGTACAACGTGTTATGGAAAATGATATTGAAAATAAAAAAAATAATAGCATCTAA
- the cmk gene encoding (d)CMP kinase: MIKNYIPVITIDGPTASGKGTVAQLVASKLGFHYLDSGALYRLVALSAINNNVQLDNELELIILIKKLNYNFLGKEVYLNNFNVTRLIRNEKVGNNASKIATFKNIRKELFKMQIEFRKFPGLVADGRDMGTIVFPDAFLKIFLTANIKQRIERRYKQLIQKGFSVTINDLLINFIKRDIRDKTRSLSPLKCPKQAHLLDTSKISINQAVNQILNWYTKN, translated from the coding sequence ATGATAAAAAATTATATTCCAGTTATAACAATAGATGGTCCAACTGCCTCTGGAAAGGGAACTGTAGCACAATTAGTTGCATCGAAATTAGGTTTTCATTATTTAGATTCAGGTGCGTTATATCGATTAGTTGCTTTATCGGCAATTAATAATAATGTGCAATTAGATAATGAATTAGAATTAATTATTTTGATAAAAAAATTAAACTATAATTTTTTAGGTAAAGAAGTATATTTAAATAATTTTAATGTAACTAGATTAATTCGAAATGAAAAAGTAGGTAATAATGCTTCAAAAATTGCAACATTTAAAAATATACGAAAAGAATTATTTAAAATGCAAATAGAATTTCGTAAATTTCCAGGATTAGTAGCGGATGGACGTGATATGGGGACGATAGTTTTTCCAGATGCTTTTTTAAAAATATTTTTAACGGCAAACATTAAACAGAGAATCGAAAGAAGATATAAACAATTGATACAAAAAGGTTTTTCTGTTACCATTAATGATTTATTAATAAATTTTATAAAACGTGATATACGTGATAAAACTCGTAGTTTATCGCCTTTAAAATGCCCTAAACAAGCGCATTTATTAGATACCTCTAAAATAAGCATTAATCAAGCAGTTAATCAGATATTAAATTGGTATACAAAAAATTAA
- the rpsA gene encoding 30S ribosomal protein S1 — translation MSTTIILNQDSIKRGPDSFATLFEESLFRHDMRSGEVISAEVIGLDRNFVIINADLKSEAFVPIEEFKNDNGELEVKVGDFVSVAIESLENGFGDTILSRDKAKRLASWLSLERAMESGEIVTGIINGKVKGGLTVLTNGIKAFLPGSLVDIRPVKDTALFEGKTMDFKVIKLDRKRNNVVLSRRAVIEESMGEERQKLIETLKEGCIVKGIVKNITDYGAFIDLGGIDGLLHITDIAWRRVKHPLEILTIGQDISVKILKYDQEKNRVSLGMKQLGIDPWIGLSLRYPRGTRLFGKVTNLTDYGAFVEVEKGIEGLVHISEMDWINKNVTPSKIVQLNDTVEIMVLEINEERRRISLGMKQCKDNPWDNFAIINKKGNKIKGIIKSITDFGIFIGLDGNIDGLIHLSDLSWTDPGEEVIRRFKKGDEIEAIILSIDVEKERISLGIKQLEGDPFNNYVTINDKGSLVNGIVKSIDPNKGAIIQLSNEVEGYLRISDENNEDEKKLKIGENIEILVNHIDRKTRYIQLSFNNKKEKVIKKKTLLTSVNANTISGTTNLGVILKAELEKIK, via the coding sequence ATGTCAACTACCATTATTCTTAATCAAGATTCTATAAAAAGGGGTCCAGATAGTTTTGCGACTTTATTTGAGGAATCTTTATTTCGTCATGACATGCGCTCTGGAGAAGTTATTTCTGCTGAAGTTATTGGTTTGGATCGTAATTTTGTTATTATTAATGCAGATTTAAAATCCGAAGCATTTGTTCCTATTGAGGAATTTAAAAATGATAATGGCGAACTTGAAGTTAAAGTTGGTGATTTTGTTTCTGTTGCAATTGAATCTTTAGAAAATGGTTTTGGTGATACTATTTTATCTCGTGATAAAGCTAAACGTTTAGCTTCGTGGCTTTCCTTAGAAAGAGCTATGGAATCTGGAGAAATTGTTACTGGCATTATAAATGGAAAGGTTAAGGGCGGTTTAACTGTTTTAACAAATGGTATTAAAGCTTTTTTACCTGGTTCACTTGTTGATATACGTCCCGTTAAAGATACCGCTCTTTTTGAGGGAAAAACAATGGATTTTAAGGTTATTAAACTTGATCGTAAGCGTAATAATGTAGTATTGTCACGTCGCGCAGTAATCGAAGAATCTATGGGGGAAGAACGTCAAAAATTAATAGAAACTCTTAAAGAAGGGTGTATTGTTAAAGGTATTGTGAAAAATATAACTGATTATGGGGCTTTTATAGATCTTGGTGGGATAGATGGTTTATTACATATTACTGATATAGCATGGCGTCGCGTTAAACATCCTTTAGAAATTTTAACTATTGGCCAAGATATTTCCGTTAAAATTTTAAAATATGATCAGGAAAAAAATCGAGTTTCATTAGGTATGAAACAATTAGGAATTGATCCTTGGATTGGGTTATCTCTTCGTTATCCACGGGGAACACGTTTATTTGGTAAAGTTACTAATTTAACTGATTACGGTGCATTTGTTGAGGTTGAAAAAGGTATTGAGGGTCTAGTTCATATATCTGAAATGGATTGGATAAATAAAAATGTTACACCAAGTAAAATTGTTCAATTAAATGATACTGTTGAAATTATGGTATTAGAAATAAATGAAGAAAGACGTCGTATTAGTTTAGGAATGAAACAGTGTAAAGATAATCCTTGGGATAATTTTGCTATCATTAATAAAAAAGGCAATAAAATAAAAGGGATAATTAAGTCAATTACTGATTTTGGAATATTTATTGGATTAGATGGTAATATTGATGGACTTATACATTTATCAGATTTATCTTGGACTGATCCAGGAGAAGAGGTTATACGGCGCTTTAAAAAGGGAGATGAAATTGAAGCTATCATACTTTCAATTGACGTTGAAAAAGAACGTATTTCTTTAGGAATTAAACAGCTTGAGGGTGATCCATTTAATAATTATGTTACTATAAATGATAAAGGTTCATTAGTAAATGGTATTGTTAAATCTATCGATCCTAATAAAGGAGCAATTATTCAATTATCAAATGAAGTAGAGGGTTATTTACGTATTTCTGACGAAAATAATGAAGATGAAAAAAAATTAAAAATTGGTGAAAATATTGAGATACTTGTTAATCATATTGATCGTAAAACACGATATATTCAATTATCTTTTAATAATAAAAAAGAAAAAGTTATTAAGAAGAAAACATTATTAACATCTGTTAATGCTAATACAATTTCCGGTACAACAAATTTAGGCGTAATATTAAAAGCTGAATTAGAGAAAATAAAATAA